In a genomic window of Plasmodium malariae genome assembly, chromosome: 4:
- the P230 gene encoding 6-cysteine protein, putative, with the protein MIKKVLFFTFFVYIIVRKYEIISNENAKRDAHNFKLFRKEKTYNCLTDVSITTRIDRTNGRDSYTTWNDEALFGKDHEEGVEKNIYSIKHNEILLYEYKDENAHERSSCRLVSNDVVERGTGRLTIFNKEDIKENLFLFIKKGINGLNNISVKCMSNKVKRIGDNPCEGKTYEEDGNADDYDDDYDDNYDDTKKRKKKKKKKISLKSIIRKFFLMFLHAQEKTHGFVMWRSTHTNRYVSREGRYLEEDIPGDDEYVEEGREENDGAEEGGTDNDGAEEGGTDNDGAEEDGIDNDGAEEDGIDNDGVEEDGIDNDGVEEDGEENDGEEEGGIDNDGAEEYGEENDGAEEDGIDNDGAEEDGIDNDGAEEGGEENYDAEEGGIDNDGDEYSDESNSPTYELQGMEDQEYNESSTHSDYGQEGDISMSLQDLNDDIDKVNEEFEVTISGEEGVPSLQTEQFSSNNTNKEYVCDFTEQIKPIEEKSKVKNCNIKITDPLGKIKIICPVVNSEEKSYKSIEYFPKKAPFVTLYIGESKGGNEKLKEKKLSELIYGILIPPKVNEKKNDFEQGSIEFILPPMVDKQTTIYFICDNSKSTDDDKKGNRGVAEITIEPYGKLIKGCDYSEQNKTFFQKKIDIKNSTYPCLFQLNSGDIGGIMFPGNTKSTTCFEEMIQHTNHSKWDKKKKSLTELINSAVIYNKDRDEKYFNVKYVHIPSSFRDSLSLFCTITLNDDSSFLVYVGINHEINMSLFELLGAFHALNKINQVAVKTQGKEEFTCDFTDVLDTPSSGGEEKKVIICKKNLKEFDIFKMKCNMDEGKYKDMEMLPKTLKTKKDVYKFEFDIQYHFLKKYMNFHMKNAQYYNEYPSLFVFPFNKIAKNEIKKNALLKNHKNAKYFEESLSSTDTIVHMLTYLDSQDIIPINEHIRYLNVDVNDSDSSTLDVTIQIPPYIETNQPFYFLMGCNNSKAGGNIGVVELLISKNEQKIKGCNFHPTKVDYFSENIESSTNECTVDAYKDDIIGLNCLNTIYTEEEDSTNISLDPEDCFKNVYENNLKKDMNEILGGVQVYNINGKATPTFLKIPVHNKEEDIKVSCKCTVNAVVKEMKIIIKKATNVDDEKNLKKEINTVAINEDNLYICENKTYIEPALVKWDDKNIEHTCTIEATEFLNYVEIFCPSKDFLIYENINIMYNTIKPTKEDELKIFTQKELEKLIPHSELLHKTRGMIDHYKQEKVDLSHLYIFFPYYIKEEHEFRITCDNSNTHYNNKKGTRVIYNIKIPKREKKKIKGCDFSESSKAEIFENVKDGEKCTVDASTKDIVGFVCPSGTVKLTSCFRDAIVNDNVTNISHLLNLKNNMANYTYKHQFNYIEIPVVTSADLTFKCICVYLGKNYNVKAASLSPTLLDIIYKKMKIKKDDYNKGVASKKKYVMSTMNMYLSHKANTIISLFNEIENKRKTQSDENPDDIIDALASSDTCNYSSGFGSDPNDGVIEEVHKSLDEYDSWENIYDDEIEKEITTDIQELEQSAFKIYTLEVNLKAPKLMKPVKVGDNIHVCDFSKKNLLISNSAKGGIETNIHCYTEMKPLDVLYVKCPTGTDAYVTAKAEKEEEEHDELQKEVIALIGDVKSESTLALEIDSTPLDDSTFEKCFTKFSLKPKNFFEMVINEEEEDDKEVSLSELLPGVIYSSMKILKKKDPFTSYAGIVIPPIISKDTSFKVHCNNTEYKEIEKNAGYNGITHIHIAKSEPVGGTGLDRGKIKGCDFSSSASSILTESIELVNGETKECTINIRNNEPFGIICSKDTTLYPETCFHQIYDKSENVKSFKEIIPNSTILTLQNSNKKIAYGKIPQEYVNKFIFSCSCKKSDDNTKGTMKVTINKDATDIDELKAVTANTHDKSNVCNFYDNEDLSLISNPGEVVLCKVEGQIFTEVIVQLPVLGEQNTDKEEYKKFSLIPPLDLTGDDIKVMVNDRTEVSLSTALKGVYGNRVFTFEKKGVKGQGLSFFIPPTTEDVNLKISINEKKDSSEAKQRGLIHISIKKNIEVNSETYKVCDFTKAENNLTELNNPLNNEKECNVIIKKGDILGIICPKGFTLFPQACFSNILLEYYKSSPEDDEDINYISNIKYDLKLKEILYQMKEDNKEDEQVHNYYSYSSNILEKLNFENYNLGNIPLDYKNHYTSSYAKVPNTFNSILNFSCNCYSPLKNVFGTMNVQTENVDFESLNKKKIDLVEKVFFPYKYKVNADLEEEKREPFIATQDYTSTSTGRHVDMIQKYPNAMLGQSVNYSCDYSDESLFSLVEGKLQRNTCKINAKGLDIVTIKCLYNKDVVLKDTSSGLIAEDKKVIVTIDEKEYITHINDKNNSFTLKEIYVKNFYGVSQEELKKLRKLEEDWQDYHIFYPPKGVEEVIVDNTVVKLVDALPGVLFLKNKSEKDQKIKTTKLPIDGIASFLVPPYVHKDLNFQIFCGKSSSKKPKKKDTSLGIVHVHISANKNVISGCDFINEQNSPNSFLTHKKNEKNELMCEIPLISNTVVGLNCPKGKLKPVNCFNDMYYIEDGVEEVNATADKYDKYESTHKVKTTSVIEHAIPINNVDDKESTYSYLVLPNTLKDIKELNKVFICTCDKNIVKMKIDENLVNKESNIIGESNVCTYDHSKKVSTCNIISSMQMDELKNTSLIKYTANISRWDKLIIKYPTNKKLNYEKCFLNPLNLKEKVLYHNIPTNIEDILPGAIVSDKYDSRTNISEYILRIPPYVPKSVEFSIEFNNRFSSITQNQKILYGNMVKIYINVNQGYKEVSGCDFTGNYAHLFSQSYIPTPNEVKECTITFGNNSFAGFACLSNYQVEPDNCFTSVYDNTDSKRVKKITDLSGNSEHDQVKQNTLGYTLSYITLNDEPKKLNFSCTCVSSYSTYTINILYEPHHENSTLTTRSFIKYFNSKTGAFSKYLRKP; encoded by the coding sequence atgataaaaaaagtccttttctttacattttttgtcTACATAATAGtaagaaaatatgaaataatttcaaaTGAGAATGCAAAAAGAGATGctcataattttaaattatttcgGAAAGAGAAAACTTATAATTGTCTAACGGATGTAAGTATAACAACAAGGATAGACAGAACAAATGGAAGAGATAGTTACACCACATGGAACGATGAAGCATTGTTTGGAAAAGACCACGAAGAAGgagtagaaaaaaatatatactcaataaaacataatgaaatattattatacgaGTATAAGGATGAAAATGCACATGAACGTAGTAGTTGCAGACTCGTGAGTAACGATGTGGTAGAGAGAGGTACAGGTAGACTCACTATTTTCAACAAAGAAGatataaaggaaaatttatttttatttattaaaaaaggcaTAAATGGACTTAACAACATATCTGTGAAGTGCATGTCCAATAAGGTAAAACGGATAGGAGATAATCCCTGTGAAGGAAAGACATATGAGGAGGATGGCAATGCTGATGACTACGATGATGACTATGATGATAACTATGATGATaccaaaaaaaggaaaaaaaaaaaaaaaaaaaaaatttccttaaaaagtattataagGAAATTCTTCCTAATGTTCTTGCATGCTCAGGAAAAAACGCACGGATTTGTTATGTGGAGAAGTACACATACTAATAGGTATGTATCTCGGGAAGGCAGGTATTTGGAGGAGGACATACCAGGGGATGACGAGTATGTAGAAGAAGGTAGAGAGGAAAACGACGGTGCGGAAGAAGGTGGAACAGATAACGACGGTGCGGAAGAAGGTGGAACAGATAACGACGGTGCGGAAGAAGATGGAATAGATAACGATGGTGCGGAAGAAGATGGAATAGATAACGACGGTGTGGAAGAAGATGGAATAGATAACGACGGTGTGGAAGAAGATGGAGAGGAAAACGACGGTGAGGAAGAAGGTGGAATAGATAACGACGGTGCGGAAGAATATGGAGAGGAGAACGACGGTGCGGAAGAAGATGGAATAGATAACGACGGTGCGGAAGAAGATGGAATAGATAACGACGGTGCGGAAGAAGGTGGAGAGGAAAACTACGATGCGGAAGAAGGTGGAATAGATAACGACGGCGATGAATATTCAGACGAAAGTAACTCTCCAACTTACGAATTGCAGGGAATGGAGGATCAGGAATATAACGAAAGTAGTACTCATAGCGACTACGGACAAGAGGGTGATATATCTATGTCCTTACAAGATTTAAATGACGATATAGACAAAGTAAATGAAGAGTTTGAAGTGACCATAAGCGGAGAAGAGGGAGTTCCAAGTTTACAAACTGAGCAATTTTCATCAAATAATACAAACAAAGAATATGTGTGTGATTTCACAGAACAAATAAAACCAATAGAAGAAAAGtctaaagtaaaaaattgcAATATAAAGATAACAGATCCTTTAggtaagataaaaataatatgtccAGTAGTTAATTCGGAAGAGAAGTCATACAAATCGATTGAATACTTTCCGAAAAAGGCTCCATTtgttacattatatataggaGAATCAAAAGgtggaaatgaaaaattgaaagaaaagaagCTGTCTGAATTGATTTATGGCATACTTATACCTCCTAAAGtgaatgagaaaaaaaatgattttgaACAGGGAAGCATAGAATTTATACTTCCTCCAATGGTTGATAAACAGACtacaatatatttcatatgtGATAATTCTAAATCAACAGATGATGATAAAAAAGGGAATAGAGGAGTAGCAGAAATAACAATAGAGCCATACggaaaattaattaaaggATGTGATTACTCAGAACagaataaaacatttttccaaaaaaaaatagacatAAAAAATAGCACATATCCATGtttatttcaattaaataGTGGAGATATTGGTGGAATTATGTTTCCTGGTAATACAAAATCGACTACATGTTTTGAAGAAATGATTCAACATACAAACCATAGTAAATgggataagaaaaaaaaaagcttaaCTGAATTGATCAACAGTGcagtaatttataataaagatagagatgagaaatattttaatgttaaatatgtgcatataccATCCAGTTTTAGAGATTCGTTAAGCTTATTTTGTACTATTACTCTAAATGATGATTCCTCTTTTTTAGTATATGTAGGCATAAACCATGAAATTAATATGTCGTTGTTTGAATTACTAGGTGCATTTCatgcattaaataaaataaatcaagTAGCAGTAAAGACACAGGGAAAAGAAGAATTTACTTGTGATTTCACAGATGTATTAGATACTCCATCATCGGGAggagaggaaaaaaaagtaataatatgtaaaaaaaatttaaaagaatttgatatatttaaaatgaaatgtaaTATGGATGAAGGGAAATATAAAGATATGGAGATGCTTCCCAAAACGTTAAAAACTAAGAAGgatgtatataaatttgaGTTCGATATACAataccattttttaaaaaagtacatgaattttcatatgaaaaatgcccaatattataatgaatacccatctttatttgtatttccttttaataaaattgcaaaaaatgaaattaaaaaaaatgctcttttaaaaaaccataaaaatgcaaaatattttgaagagTCTCTTTCTTCTACCGATACTATTGTTCATATGTTGACCTACTTAGACTCACAAGATATTATACCTATTAATGAACATATTCGTTACTTAAACGTAGATGTAAACGATTCTGATAGTAGTACTTTAGATGTAACGATTCAAATTCCTCCATATATAGAAACAAATCaaccattttattttcttatggGTTGTAACAACAGTAAAGCAGGTGGAAATATTGGAGTGGTAGAACTACTAATATCTAAGAATGAACAGAAGATAAAGGGATGTAATTTCCATCCAACAAAGGTTGATTATTTTTCTGAAAATATTGAATCTTCTACAAATGAGTGTACAGTAGATGCGTATAAAGATGATATAATCGGTTTGAACTGTttaaatactatatatacaGAAGAAGAGGATTCTACAAATATTTCCCTCGACCCAGAAGATTGCTTTAAAAATGtgtatgaaaataatttaaaaaaagatatgaacGAAATACTAGGAGGGGTACAggtgtataatataaatggcAAAGCAACACCaacatttttgaaaattccTGTCCACAATAAGGAAGAAGATATAAAAGTGAGCTGCAAATGTACAGTAAACGCAGTtgtaaaagaaatgaaaataattattaagaaaGCTACTAACGTGGACGATGAAAAAAAtcttaaaaaggaaattaacACAGTCGCTATTAATGAAGATAATCTTTACATATGTGAGAACAAAACATATATCGAACCGGCTTTAGTCAAATGGGACGATAAGAACATAGAACATACATGTACAATCGAAGCAacagaatttttaaattatgtagAAATCTTCTGCCCTTCGAAagattttcttatatatgaaaatattaacattatgtataatacaataaagcCAACAAAGGAAGATGAATTGAAGATATTCACTCAAaaagaattagaaaaattgATACCTCACTCTGAGTTATTACATAAAACCAGAGGGATGATAGATCATTATAAACAGGAGAAGGTAGACTTATCtcatctatatatttttttcccataCTACATAAAGGAGGAGCATGAATTTAGAATTACATGTGATAATAGCAACACTCATTATAATAACAAGAAAGGAACAAgagtaatatataacattaaaattccaaagagggaaaaaaaaaaaattaaaggatGCGATTTCAGTGAAAGTAGTAAAGCagaaatatttgaaaatgtaaaagaCGGGGAAAAATGCACAGTTGATGCATCTACAAAAGATATTGTAGGTTTTGTTTGCCCCTCAGGCACAGTCAAACTAACTAGCTGTTTTAGAGATGCTATTGTAAATGATAATGTAACTAATATTTCACACCTActcaatttaaaaaataatatggccaattatacatataaacatcaATTTAACTATATAGAAATACCAGTTGTTACAAGTGCTGATTTAACCTTTAAATGTATTTGTGTCTATcttggaaaaaattataacgtAAAAGCAGCATCGTTAAGTCCAACTCTACTAGATATTATCTacaaaaagatgaaaattaaaaaggatgATTATAACAAAGGTGTTGCttctaaaaagaaatatgttaTGAGTACAATGAATATGTACTTATCTCATAAAGCAAATACtattatttctctttttaatgaaatagaaaataaaaggaaaacacAGTCTGATGAAAATCCTGATGACATTATAGATGCACTAGCTTCTAGTGATACATGTAATTATTCATCTGGTTTTGGTTCTGATCCAAATGATGGAGTAATAGAAGAAGTACACAAATCACTAGATGAGTATGATTCATGGGAAAATATATACGATgatgaaatagaaaaagaaattacaaCAGATATACAAGAATTAGAACAAAGTgcattcaaaatatatacccTAGAAGTTAATCTAAAGGCACCAAAACTAATGAAACCAGTAAAGGTTGGTGATAATATACACGTGTGCgatttttctaaaaagaaTCTACTTATCTCTAACTCTGCAAAAGGAGGAATAGAAACAAATATACACTGTTACACTGAGATGAAACCACTAGATGTTTTGTATGTAAAATGCCCTACAGGAACTGATGCATATGTTACTGCAAAGGCAGAgaaagaagaggaagagcATGATGAACTGCAAAAAGAAGTTATTGCACTCATTGGGGATGTCAAATCAGAAAGTACATTGGCATTAGAAATAGATTCCACACCTCTAGATGATAGCACTTTTGAAAAATGTTTCACTAAATTTAGTCTAAAGCCGAAAAACTTCTTTGAAATGGTtataaatgaagaagaagaggatGATAAAGAAGTAAGTTTGAGTGAACTTCTACCTGGAGTTATATATTCCtctatgaaaattttaaaaaagaaagacCCCTTCACTTCTTATGCAGGTATAGTTATACCACCCATCATTTCGAAAGATACATCTTTCAAAGTGCATTGCAATAATACagaatataaagaaatagaaaaaaatgctGGGTATAATGGCATAactcatatacatatagcaAAAAGCGAACCAGTTGGAGGAACTGGACTTGATAGAGGAAAAATTAAGGGCTGTGATTTTTCCTCATCGGCTAGTAGTATATTAACTGAGTCTATAGAATTAGTTAATGGAGAAACAAAAGAATGCACAataaatattagaaataatgaaCCTTTTGGTATTATATGTAGCAAGGATACAACTTTGTACCCTGAAACATGTTTTCATCAAATTTATGATAAGTCGGAAAATGTAAAATCGTTTAAAGAGATAATACCAAATAGTACTATCCTCACTTTACAAAAttcgaataaaaaaatagcataTGGTAAAATACCACaagaatatgtaaataaatttattttttcttgttcttGTAAGAAAAGCGATGACAATACTAAAGGAACAATGAAGgtaacaataaataaagatgCAACTGATATAGATGAATTGAAAGCAGTAACTGCTAATACACATGATAAAAGTAACGTATGCAACTTTTACGATAATGAAGATCTATCACTTATTTCTAATCCTGGTGAAGTCGTTTTATGTAAAGTCGAAGGGCAAATATTTACGGAAGTGATAGTACAGTTACCTGTATTAGGTGAACAGAACACAGATAAAGAAgagtataaaaaattttctctcATTCCTCCATTGGACCTTACAGGTGATGATATTAAAGTAATGGTTAATGATAGAACGGAAGTATCTCTCAGTACAGCTTTAAAAGGAGTATATGGAAATAGAGTTTTtacatttgaaaaaaaaggagtaaaGGGACAAGGATTAAGTTTTTTCATCCCACCTACTACTGAAGAcgttaatttaaaaatttctatTAACGAAAAGAAGGATTCGTCTGAAGCTAAGCAAAGAGGGCTTATACatatttctattaaaaaaaatatagaagtaAATTCAGAAACTTATAAAGTATGCGATTTCACAAAAGCGGAAAATAATCTAACTGAATTGAATAATccattaaataatgaaaaagagtgtaatgtaataataaaaaaaggggatATCCTTGGTATTATATGTCCTAAAGGATTTACTCTTTTTCCTCAAGCATGTTTTAGTAATATCTTATTAGAATATTACAAATCTTCACCAGAAGATGATGaagatataaattacattagtaatataaaatatgatttaaaacttaaagaaattttatatcaaaTGAAAGAGGATAATAAAGAAGATGAACAggttcataattattattcctactcatcaaatatattagaaaagctaaattttgaaaattacaATTTAGGAAATATACCACTCGATTATAAAAATCATTATACTTCTTCATATGCCAAGGTGCCAAACACATTTAAcagtattttaaatttttcttgtAATTGTTATAGTCCGCTTAAAAATGTATTCGGTACAATGAACGTACAAACGGAAAATGTCGACTTTGAATCGttaaacaagaaaaaaattgatcTCGTCGAAAAGGTGTTCTTCCCCTACAAGTATAAAGTTAATGCCGATTTGGAAGAGGAAAAACGAGAACCATTCATAGCAACACAAGATTACACTTCCACTTCTACTGGAAGGCATGTCGATATGATTCAGAAGTACCCGAATGCTATGCTAGGCCAGTCGGTTAACTATTCGTGTGATTACTCGGATGAATCGCTGTTCAGCTTAGTCGAAGGAAAACTGCAAAGGAACACGTGCAAAATCAATGCAAAGGGGTTAGACATAGTTACTATTAAATGCTTGTACAATAAAGATGTAGTATTGAAAGACACTTCCTCCGGATTAATTGCTGAAGATAAAAAGGTAATTGTTACTATTGATGAGAAGGAATATATTACTCatataaatgataagaaTAACTCGTTTACactaaaagaaatatacGTTAAAAACTTCTATGGAGTTAGTcaagaagaattaaaaaaattaagaaaattagAAGAAGATTGGCAAGATTATCATATCTTTTATCCGCCAAAAGGTGTTGAAGAAGTTATTGTAGACAACACAGTAGTCAAATTAGTAGATGCGTTACCAGGTGTTCTATTcttaaaaaacaaatcaGAAAAGGATCAGAAGATAAAAACTACAAAATTACCCATTGATGGTATAGCTAGCTTTCTCGTACCTCCTTATGTACATAaagatttaaattttcaaattttttgtgGAAAGTCATCATCAAAAAAAcctaaaaaaaaggatacaTCGCTTGGTATTGTGCACGTACATATATCagcaaataaaaatgtaataagcGGATGCgattttataaatgaacaGAATAGTCCTAATTCATTTTTGACacataagaaaaatgaaaagaacgAGCTCATGTGTGAAATACCATTAATATCTAATACAGTCGTTGGGTTAAATTGTCCAAAGGGGAAACTAAAACCTGTCAACTGCTTTAACGATATGTACTATATTGAAGATGGAGTAGAAGAGGTAAACGCTACTGCTGATAAGTATGACAAGTATGAAAGCACACATAAAGTAAAGACTACTTCCGTAATTGAACACGCTATACCTATAAACAATGTAGATGATAAGGAAAGTACATACTCTTATTTAGTGTTACCAAACACTTTGAAGGACATTAAGGAGTTAAATAAAGTCTTTATTTGTACATgcgataaaaatattgtaaaaatgaaaattgaCGAAAATTTAGTAAATAAAGAAAGTAATATAATCGGTGAAAGTAATGTTTGTACATATGATCATTCTAAGAAGGTTTCTACATGTAATATTATCAGTAGTATGCAAATGGATGAACTAAAAAATACTTCTCTTATTAAATACACAGCTAATATATCCAGATGGGATAAGCTAATTATTAAGTACccaacaaataaaaaattgaactatgagaaatgttttttaaatcctttaaatttaaaagaaaaagtgtTATATCATAATATACCTACAAATATTGAGGATATATTACCAGGTGCAATCGTATCTGATAAATATGATTCAAGGACTAATATAAgcgaatatattttaagaatacCTCCTTATGTTCCTAAATCAGTTGAATTTTCGATTGAATTTAATAATAGATTCTCATCAATTACTCaaaatcaaaaaatactTTATGGTAATATggtaaagatatatattaatgtaaatcAAGGCTACAAAGAAGTTAGTGGATGCGATTTTACAGGTAACTATGCACATTTATTCTCTCAGTCTTATATACCTACTCCTAACGAAGTCAAAGAATGCACAATTACCTTTGGAAATAATAGTTTTGCTGGCTTTGCTTGCTTAAGTAACTACCAAGTAGAACCTGACAACTGCTTTACCTCTGTTTATGATAATACGGATAGTAAAAGAGTTAAAAAGATTACGGATTTATCTGGAAATTCTGAACATGATCAGGTCAAACAGAATACTTTAGGATATACTCTTTCATATATTACTCTTAATGATGAACCAAAGAAACTCAACTTTTCATGCACATGTGTTTCTAGTTATTCTACGTACACTATTAACATATTGTATGAGCCGCATCATGAAAACTCAACCCTTACAACTAGATCCTTCATCAAGTACTTCAATTCCAAGACGGGAGCATTTTCCAAGTATTTGAGAAAACCCTAA